The genomic DNA AGTAACCGTCCGCCCAATGCGGGATCGAGTAGGTCTTGCGGGCTTGGTCGAGGGACCAATCGGTCATTGAAGTCGGCCTGGTTGGTAAAAATGGGGGTGCATGATAACCCCTGATCGACGAAGGGTTCGTTATCATGCGCGCCCGCGCCCGTGGTCGCTGCCCAGGACCTGAACGGGTCGGTCGCCACGCGGCCTGCCGCCGCCCGCCCGGCTTCCCATCCTCACAACAGGATTGCTTCTCCATGACTGACAACAACAACTGGTACATCGAGCACTTCGAGCGCACCGGCTCGGCGATCGGCTACCGCATCACCGGCAAGCTGGACGAAGTGCAGTCGCCCTTCCAGAAGATCGAGATCTTCCAGACCACCGACTGGGGCAACCTGATGACCATCGATGGGGCCATCATGCTGACCAGCAAGGACAATTTCTTCTACCACGAGATGATCAGCCACCCGGTGCTGTTCACCCACGCCGCGCCCAAGCGCGTGGTGATCATCGGTGGCGGTGACTGCGGCACCCTGCGCGAAGTGCTCAAGCACAAGGGCGTGCAGAGCGTCACCCAGTGCGACATCGATGAGCAGGTCACGGTGATGGCGCGCAAGCACTTCCCGGAACTGTGCGATTCCAACGATGACCCGCGCGCCGAGCTGATGTTCGACGACGGTGTGGCCTACATGGCCAACTGCCCGGCGGGCAGCGTGGACGTGGTGATCGTCGATTCCACCGATCCGGTCGGTCCGGGCGAAGGCCTGTTCAACAAGGCGTTCTACGAGAGCTGCTTCAAGGCCCTGAAGGACGACGGCATCCTGGTGCAGCAGTCCGAATCGCCGCTGATGCAGCTGGACCTGATCAACGAAATGCGCACGGAAATGGGCAAGGCCGGCTTCGGCTCGTTCAAGACCCTGCCGTTCCCGCAGCCGTGCTACCCCACCGGCTGGTGGAGCGTGACGCTGGCACGCAAGGGCGAAAGCGGATTCGACTTCCGCCAGTCCGACGCTGCCGCCAAGGGGTTCGACACCCTGTACTACACCGCCGCGCTGCACACCGGCGTGCTGGTGACCCCGCCGTTCGTGCAGGCCGCACTGAAAGGCTGATTTCACCGACGATGGGTAGGGCCGAGCGACCTCGGCCCTACCGTGGCGACTATCCGCTTACGGCAGACGCCTGCAAACTGCCATCGCCGGGGTCGCCATTGCCTGACATACGACGCGTCCTGCCTTGGGCAGAGTAGCTGCACTTCCTGCAGCGAGCGTCGACCATGCGCAGCCCGGCTTCCGATTACGCAGCGTTCTCCCCCTCGTCCGCCAGCTCATGGCCGGACTTCATGGCAGCCGCCGCCCAGCAGGACTACCTCGATGCCGAGTCGGGCCTCGCCCGCGCCCTGCAACAGGGTTACAGCCACTGGTACGTGGACGGGAGCCTGCACGGGGAACGCCCGGAAGATTTCCCACCAGCGCGTCTGGACGCACTGCTGGAACGGATGCAGCAGACCGGCATGCGGCCGATCTATCACGGCAATTTCAAGTCTCCGCTGGGCAGCGACGTACCGGCGCTGGCCGCAGCGGCGCTCCATTACGCGTGCCGCGAAGTCGACGTCTGTGCCCGGCTGGGCGGCGCGCCGCTGATCGTGCACGGGGGTGGCGTTGTGGAGCCACGGCTGGTCGCCGACGTACGGCAGGCGGGACTGGACCAGCTGATCGCCAACCTTCGCGCACTGGTTGCCTATGCAGCAGCGCGCGGTGTGGAGGTCTGGCTGGAGAACCTGTCCAACTACACCCGCTTCCATCCCTTCTATTACATCTGCACCACTCCCGATGAAATCGCCACGGTGCTGGAACAGGTGCCCGGCCTGCATCTTTTCTTCGATGTGTCCCATGCCTACGTCAACGGCGGCGACCCGGTCGCGATGTTCCAGCGCTTTCACCGTCGTATCGTCGGCATGTCCTTCAGTGACAACAACCAGGATCGCGACGCGCACCTGCCGTTGGGTGCGGGCACCCTGCCGTTCGATGCGCTGGTCGCTGCCATCCACACCGCCCACTGGCGGGGCATGGTGGGGTTCGAAACCCGCGGCGGCACGCTGGCTGAAAGTGTGCAGCTGCTCGCTGGGCTGCGTTGCCGCCTTGATGATCCGGGAGACGCGAGGTGAATGCACAGCGTGTCGCGCGCAAGAGCTTCCTGCAGGGATGCCGCGACTCCCTGCCTGTGTGCCTGACCTTCCTGTTCCTGTTCTCATCCATCGGCGCATTGGCCAGCAAGGCGGGATTCTCGCTCCTGCAGGCCACCGCCATGACCCTGACCGTCCATGCCGCCCCACTGCAGGCCCTGATCGTCCAGCAATCAGACACGTTGGGTGTGGCTGCCCTGCTGGTTGCCACGGTGCTGGTCAACTTCCGCTTCGTCATCATGTCCTCGGTGCTTGCCGAGCAGTTCCAGCACATAAGCCTGGGGCGTTCGCTGCTGTCCGCCCAGCTGTTGTCCATTTCCACCTTTACCCTTTCCAATCGATGCAGCACAGGACCAGGCGATGCGTACGCCTATTACCTCGGCTGCGGCATCACAACGCTGGGCTGCGCCATCGCGGCCACGGCGGCTGGCCACCTCATCGGCGCATCCCCGTCGGCACAGCTGGCACAGCTTGTCGCCATCATCCTGCCGGTGCACTTCACCGCACTGGCCTGCCACGCTGCCGGTGGCAACCGGGCACTGCAGGCCACCGTGGCCGGCTTCGTGCTCACTCCGCTGATCGGGGGCCCATTGGGCAGCCTGCATGTGCTGGTGGTTCCGCTGGGCATCGCCGCCCTGCTATGTGCGATGGATGCCCGCTCACAGGGGGACGCCTCATGAACGGATGGACCCTGATCGGCACCGCCGCAGCCGCCTCCTACCTCATGCGTTCCATCCCCCTGCTGGTGTTCCGCCGCCTTTCATTGAGTCGGGACAGCCCGGCGATCCGGTTCCTCCAGCATGCGGCGTCAGCGGTGATGGGCAGCGTGATCTACCTGGCCCTGTTCGGCGAGACCTTCTTTTCGCGCCCCGCTGCCCATCTTCAGGACACCGATGGCCTGTTGAAGCTGGCCATTGTCATGTTCGCGGGGGCGCTGGCCCTGTGGCGGCGCAGTGTGTTCATTCCCCTGATAGCCTGCACCGCGCTCTACGCGGCGGCGTTGTTGCTGGGGGAGGGCTGATATGACCGGTCCCATCCTCGCCTGCAATGGATCCGACGGACTCGGCAAATTGCTGAGATGGCACGCCGCCTGCCGAGCCGCACCGCTGGGACTGGATATGACCCGCGGACTGCCGTCCCGCGAGCAGATCGCGCTGTCCCACGCTATGTTGTCCCTGCCAGGAGTCGCGCCATTCGACAGCGAGGACGGCCAGGATTGGCTCAACTATGGGGGGCAGCAGGGCATTCCGCAGCTGCGCGCCCTGTTGGCGCCGCTGCTGCTCGGCGTGCCGCCCGCGCAGGCCGCCGTGGGCGGCAACAGCAGCCTGGCGATGATGCACGGGGCCATCGGGTTGGCGTGGCGTATCGGGTTGCCCGGGCACGCCCCGTGGTCAGCCGCCAGTGAAGTGCGCTTCCTCTGCCCGGTTCCGGGGTACGACCGCCATTTCGCCATCTGCCGCGACCATGGCATCGCGATGGTGCCGGTGCCGATGGGTGTCGATGGGCCCGACATGGACCAGGTGGAGGAACGGGCTGCCCGCGATCCCCTGATCCGCGGCATGTGGTGCGTGCCACGGCATTCCAACCCCTGCGGCGCCATCTACAGCGCGGAAGTGATACACCGCCTGGCGACGATGAACACCGCCGCGCCGGACTTCACCCTGTTCTGCGACAACGCCTACGCCGCCCATGACTTTGCTCCGCAGGCATCCGCGCTGCCGGGCCTGTACGACGCCTGCGCGACGGCCGGTCATCCGGATCGTCCGCTGATGTTCGCCTCGACATCGAAGATGACCATCCCGGGCGCCGGCATCGCAATGCTGGGAGGCAGTGCACAGCGTGTGCACTGGTGGCTGTCGGCGCAGCAGCGTTGCACGATCGGGCCCGACAAGGTGAACCAGGTCCGCCACCTTCGCTTTTTCGTGGACGCAGCAGGTGTTGCGCGCCACATGCAACAGCATGGAACGCTGTTGCAGCAGCGCTTCGAGCGCGTCCAGCAGGTTTTCGCGCGCCGGCTCTCGGCGCTGCAGGACGTGTACTGGAGCCGGCCATCCGGCGGCTACTTCATCACCCTCTGGGTGCCGCCCGGCTGCGCCCGCCGCATCGTCCGCTTGGCCGCCGAGGCCGGTGTGGCGATCACACCGGCGGGAACGACTCACTGCAGCGGTATTGATAGCGAAGACCGTTGCCTGCGCATCGCGCCGTCCCGCCTCTCGCCTGACCACGCAGCGCAGGCTGCCGACATCATCGCAGGGTGTGTATTGCTGGCCTGCGCGGAAGTGGCATCGGGCACGAGCACTCATGACACCCACGCCGTGAAGCGAGCCCCTTGAACGCCACTACGCCCTTCACCATGGCCGCGTCCCTGCAGGCCGCCTGGCAGTCCACGTTCGTCAGCCGCCTGCAGCGCCGCAGCAGCCGCGTGATCGTGATCGAACTCGCTCCCGCCACCCCTGTCCCGCTGGCGGGATTCGCGGCCGGCGCGCATGTCGACCTGGTACTTCCAGATGCGCGGGTGCGCAGCTACTCGCTGATGAATCCGCCGCAGCATGCGCAGTGTTACCAGCTTGGCATCCTGCGGGTAGACGAGGGACGCGGCGGATCACGCTATCTGCATGAGCAGCTGCGCGAAGGCGATCCATTGCAGGTGTCCTTGCCGCGCAACGCGTTCCCTCTGCACGACCATGCCGGACAGAGCGTGCTCATCGCCGGCGGCATCGGTATTACCCCGCTGCTGTGCATGGCCCGGCAGCTTGTCGCGCGGGGCCGCCCTGTGCAGCTCTACTACGGCGCGCGTTCGCGCAGCGACGCGGTGTTCCTCGATGACATCTCCACGTTGGGCATCGTGCCGACCTGCCTGTTCGATGATGAATGCGACGGCCCGCCTGATCTTCCCGGCCTGCTGTCGGCACACCCGTCCGACGCGCACTTCTACTGCTGCGGGCCCGGGCCGATGCTCGACGCCTTTGCGCAGGCTTGTCAGCGATTGCAGATCCCCCATGCCCACATGGAGCGCTTCAGCGCTTCGTCCCATGTGTCCGACAGCGCACCCCAAAAAGAGTACGACGTGGTGCTGGCGCGGTCGCGTCGACGACTCCACTATGAAGGCAAGGAAAGCCTGCTGGCCTTCCTGCTGCGCAGCGGCGTCCCGATTCCGAGCGGCTGCCGCCAAGGCGTCTGCGGCAGCTGTGCCACACGAGTGATCAGCGGCGAGGTCGATCACCGTGATGGCATCCTGAGCGACCACGAGCGACAGCAGTCGCAGCTGATGCTGCCCTGCGTATCCAGCTGTCACGGCACCCACCTGGAGCTGGACCTCTAGCTCCAGAGCGCCGCCTTCAGATCGCCCAGATCCCCGCGATCACCGCGACCACCAAGCCCCACTTGATCACGTGGTAGGCCAGCGGGCTGCGCGCGCGCAGCGCTTTGGCCTTCAGCCGCACCTTGTATACGCCACCAAAGGCCTTGTTCACGCCACCGGTCGGATCACCCGGCAGGTTCGGCGACGCGCCGCCCGCGAGCAGGGTCGAGGCCACCGCGCGGTTGAACAGCATCGGCAGCCCGAAGCGCAGCGGACGGGCGATATCGCAGAACAGGATCACCCGGTCCTGGTCGGTTTCATTGTGTGCGTGATGGATGTAGGTCTCGTCGAACATCATCCACTCGCCGTCACGCCAGCTCTTCTTCACCCCGTCCACTTCGATATAGCAGCGGTCATCGTTCGGCGTGCTCAGGCCCAGATGCAGACGCAGCGAACCGGCGAAGGGGTCGCGGTGCGGACGCAGCTCGCTGCCCGGCGGCAGCTGCGCGAACATGGCCGCGCGCACATCGGGAATCGATTCGATCAGCGCCACCGTCTGCGGGCAGAACTGCTTGGCCGAGGGGTGCGACGGGCCGTACCAGCGCAGGTAGAACCGCTTCCAGCCACGGCGGAAGAACGAGTTGAACCCCGCATCGTTGAAGCTGCTCGATGCCGCGATCTTCTGTGCATCGCGCAGCGCCAGCGCCTCATCGCGGATCACCTGCCAGTTCTGGCGCAGCGGCTCCAGCTGCGGGAACTCCTTGCCGGGATCCAGGAATGGCGTGGTGGGCACCTTGGAAAACAGGTACATCACCACGTTGATCGGGGCCATGAAGCTGGAATGGTCCAGCAGCTGACGCGACCAGCGGGCGCGGACCTTTCCGCGGTAATGGATGTACAGCACGCAGGCGACGAACAGCACGGCCAGCACGATCTTGATCATTGGGTTTCCTCCGGCGGTGACCGGACGCAGGTTGCAGGGGCGGTGCCGGCGCGGACCGGGGCCGTTGGCACAGGATCAGGGGACGTGCCGATGAAGGGGCGGCCCGACCTGCGCGCAGGTAACAGGCAATGGTCGGCAGGTGCGGGGCCCGGGTCAAGCGCTGCTTGATCGCGAGATGCTGCCGGATATCGCGCAGATACCCTGATTCAGGAGGCGTTATGCCGGACGATTCCCGGCAATGGTGGCGGTAGACACGTGGAAAGCGCAAAAAATAATGAGTGAGACGCAACTGTCCGAATAGCAGCCACACACTGTTCCGGTGGCAAAGCCGTCAACGCATGGATTAGCGAACTCACCAGTATTAAAATTAACGAAAGTTTAGCTAGTCCCCCTTACCGGTTCGCTTGACGCTCTGCGCCACCCACCGGGCTGTCAGAGAACGTCATGAACGCCCCCACGTTTACCCCCTCCCCTGCCTGCGGCGACGATGCCGCGTTGCCGCCGTTGCTGCTCAAGCGCGGCGAACGGTTCCTGGAACCGGATGTCTACCGCACCTGCTTCGACGGACAGCCCGCCGTGGTCAAGGACTACACCCGGTATCGCGGTACGCCGGTATCGCTGCTAGCCCGGGTGCTGGTCCGGCACGAAGCGCACATGCTGCAACGGCTGAGTGGCTGGGAGCATGCGCCCGCCCTGCTGGGCACCATCGGCGGACTCGCCCTGGGCATGGAGTACATCCCCGGCCAGACCCTGAGTACCGCACAGGCGGTGGGCGGGGAGGTCTTCGAGCAGTTGCAGCAGGCGCTGGACCGGCTGCACGCCGCAGGCATCACCCATAACGACCTGCACGGCACCAACGTGGTGGTGAGCGCCGGCGTGCCCGTGCTGCTGGATTTCACCTCGGCCTGGCGCACCCCGCGCTGGCTGCGCCGCAACCCGATCACCCGGCAGCTCAGCCGCAGCGACCTGAAGAATCTGGTGAAGATGCGCCAGCGCCTGACCGGCCAACGGCCGAGTGCGGCCTTGGCTGCGCGCGTTGCGGATCCTGGCTGGGTGGCGGTCGTTCGCCGCGGGTGGAAGCGGTTCTACGCGTGGGCGAAGCGGGTCTGAGGGCTGTAGAGCGCCGCTGCGCTCGCCGAGCGTGGCTCGGCGCTACCCGGCACACCCGAAGGTAGAGCCGACTTCAGTCGGCTGCGTTCAACCACACAGCAGCCGACTGAAGTCGGCTCTACCCCGGCCGTTCCCCCGGCCGTTCCCCCACCGTCGCCGCGCGTAGTTCCGGAGTCGTTCCCCCGCGCCGGTCTGGCTTCGTGGCGCGTTACAGAGCGTCGCCGTCCAGCTCGCCGGTGCGGATGCGCACCACGCTCCCCAACTCATAGACGAACACTTTGCCGTCGCCGATCTTGCCGGTGCCGGCGGCTTTGACGATGGATTCCACCACTGCATCCACCTGGTCATCGGTGACCGCCACTTCCAGCTTCACCTTCGGCAGGAAATCGACCACGTACTCGGCGCCGCGGTACAACTCGGTATGGCCTTTCTGCCGGCCGAAGCCTTTCACCTCGGTGACCGTGATGCCGGTAACACCGCGCTCGGCCAGTGCTTCACGCACATCATCAAGCTTGAACGGCTTGATCACTGCCATGACCATCTTCATCGTATTTACTCCGTTGCTCCGGTCGCGAGGATAGCGCCTGCCACCGTCCGGCGCGATGCAGCAGTATCCTTGTCAGCCACGGACAGGCCAGGAGCCCCCATGATCGACCTCAACCATCTTGATGACCTCGCCCGCCGCCTGAGCGATCTGGTCCCGCCGGGCCTGCGTCAATCGCGCGAAGAACTGCAGTCCACATTCAAGACCGCCCTGCAGGCCGGCCTGGGCAAGCTGGACCTGGTGACCCGCGAAGAATTCGACGTGCAGCGCGCGGTACTGCTGCGCACGCGGGAGAAACTGGAGGCGCTGGAGCGCGCCGTCGCGGAAATGGAGAAGCCGGGTACCCCACCATCGGCGTGATACCCGGCTGATGACGGGCCAGACTCCTTCCGCCAAGCGAAAGGAGCCTGACCCCGCAGTCAGCGCATCGCCACTGCGGCGCGCTGCTGCTCTTCCTGCCCCTGCTGTACCTGGGCGCTCAACTTCTCGCCCTGCAAGGCCGCACTGGTCTGCTCGGCCGGAGGTGCCGGCTGGCTCATGTCCACCATTGCGCGGAAGCCCGGCGTGGTCCCCATGACGAACGCCTTGCCGTCCTGCACCGCCACCGACTGCAGCTTCT from Stenotrophomonas sp. 169 includes the following:
- the speE gene encoding polyamine aminopropyltransferase, with the translated sequence MTDNNNWYIEHFERTGSAIGYRITGKLDEVQSPFQKIEIFQTTDWGNLMTIDGAIMLTSKDNFFYHEMISHPVLFTHAAPKRVVIIGGGDCGTLREVLKHKGVQSVTQCDIDEQVTVMARKHFPELCDSNDDPRAELMFDDGVAYMANCPAGSVDVVIVDSTDPVGPGEGLFNKAFYESCFKALKDDGILVQQSESPLMQLDLINEMRTEMGKAGFGSFKTLPFPQPCYPTGWWSVTLARKGESGFDFRQSDAAAKGFDTLYYTAALHTGVLVTPPFVQAALKG
- a CDS encoding sugar phosphate isomerase/epimerase, giving the protein MRSPASDYAAFSPSSASSWPDFMAAAAQQDYLDAESGLARALQQGYSHWYVDGSLHGERPEDFPPARLDALLERMQQTGMRPIYHGNFKSPLGSDVPALAAAALHYACREVDVCARLGGAPLIVHGGGVVEPRLVADVRQAGLDQLIANLRALVAYAAARGVEVWLENLSNYTRFHPFYYICTTPDEIATVLEQVPGLHLFFDVSHAYVNGGDPVAMFQRFHRRIVGMSFSDNNQDRDAHLPLGAGTLPFDALVAAIHTAHWRGMVGFETRGGTLAESVQLLAGLRCRLDDPGDAR
- a CDS encoding AzlC family ABC transporter permease, yielding MNAQRVARKSFLQGCRDSLPVCLTFLFLFSSIGALASKAGFSLLQATAMTLTVHAAPLQALIVQQSDTLGVAALLVATVLVNFRFVIMSSVLAEQFQHISLGRSLLSAQLLSISTFTLSNRCSTGPGDAYAYYLGCGITTLGCAIAATAAGHLIGASPSAQLAQLVAIILPVHFTALACHAAGGNRALQATVAGFVLTPLIGGPLGSLHVLVVPLGIAALLCAMDARSQGDAS
- a CDS encoding AzlD domain-containing protein encodes the protein MNGWTLIGTAAAASYLMRSIPLLVFRRLSLSRDSPAIRFLQHAASAVMGSVIYLALFGETFFSRPAAHLQDTDGLLKLAIVMFAGALALWRRSVFIPLIACTALYAAALLLGEG
- a CDS encoding aminotransferase class I/II-fold pyridoxal phosphate-dependent enzyme, coding for MTGPILACNGSDGLGKLLRWHAACRAAPLGLDMTRGLPSREQIALSHAMLSLPGVAPFDSEDGQDWLNYGGQQGIPQLRALLAPLLLGVPPAQAAVGGNSSLAMMHGAIGLAWRIGLPGHAPWSAASEVRFLCPVPGYDRHFAICRDHGIAMVPVPMGVDGPDMDQVEERAARDPLIRGMWCVPRHSNPCGAIYSAEVIHRLATMNTAAPDFTLFCDNAYAAHDFAPQASALPGLYDACATAGHPDRPLMFASTSKMTIPGAGIAMLGGSAQRVHWWLSAQQRCTIGPDKVNQVRHLRFFVDAAGVARHMQQHGTLLQQRFERVQQVFARRLSALQDVYWSRPSGGYFITLWVPPGCARRIVRLAAEAGVAITPAGTTHCSGIDSEDRCLRIAPSRLSPDHAAQAADIIAGCVLLACAEVASGTSTHDTHAVKRAP
- a CDS encoding PDR/VanB family oxidoreductase; translation: MNATTPFTMAASLQAAWQSTFVSRLQRRSSRVIVIELAPATPVPLAGFAAGAHVDLVLPDARVRSYSLMNPPQHAQCYQLGILRVDEGRGGSRYLHEQLREGDPLQVSLPRNAFPLHDHAGQSVLIAGGIGITPLLCMARQLVARGRPVQLYYGARSRSDAVFLDDISTLGIVPTCLFDDECDGPPDLPGLLSAHPSDAHFYCCGPGPMLDAFAQACQRLQIPHAHMERFSASSHVSDSAPQKEYDVVLARSRRRLHYEGKESLLAFLLRSGVPIPSGCRQGVCGSCATRVISGEVDHRDGILSDHERQQSQLMLPCVSSCHGTHLELDL
- a CDS encoding aspartyl/asparaginyl beta-hydroxylase domain-containing protein, yielding MIKIVLAVLFVACVLYIHYRGKVRARWSRQLLDHSSFMAPINVVMYLFSKVPTTPFLDPGKEFPQLEPLRQNWQVIRDEALALRDAQKIAASSSFNDAGFNSFFRRGWKRFYLRWYGPSHPSAKQFCPQTVALIESIPDVRAAMFAQLPPGSELRPHRDPFAGSLRLHLGLSTPNDDRCYIEVDGVKKSWRDGEWMMFDETYIHHAHNETDQDRVILFCDIARPLRFGLPMLFNRAVASTLLAGGASPNLPGDPTGGVNKAFGGVYKVRLKAKALRARSPLAYHVIKWGLVVAVIAGIWAI
- a CDS encoding kinase; amino-acid sequence: MNAPTFTPSPACGDDAALPPLLLKRGERFLEPDVYRTCFDGQPAVVKDYTRYRGTPVSLLARVLVRHEAHMLQRLSGWEHAPALLGTIGGLALGMEYIPGQTLSTAQAVGGEVFEQLQQALDRLHAAGITHNDLHGTNVVVSAGVPVLLDFTSAWRTPRWLRRNPITRQLSRSDLKNLVKMRQRLTGQRPSAALAARVADPGWVAVVRRGWKRFYAWAKRV
- a CDS encoding P-II family nitrogen regulator, with amino-acid sequence MKMVMAVIKPFKLDDVREALAERGVTGITVTEVKGFGRQKGHTELYRGAEYVVDFLPKVKLEVAVTDDQVDAVVESIVKAAGTGKIGDGKVFVYELGSVVRIRTGELDGDAL
- a CDS encoding accessory factor UbiK family protein, with amino-acid sequence MIDLNHLDDLARRLSDLVPPGLRQSREELQSTFKTALQAGLGKLDLVTREEFDVQRAVLLRTREKLEALERAVAEMEKPGTPPSA